GACAGTCTGGCGGCGCTGAAGCGCACCACCCGGCTCGGCATGGGCCGCTGCCAGGGCCGGTACTGCGCCGCGACCGCCGCCCTGCTGCTGGAGCAGGCCACCGGCCGGTTGCGGACCGCCGACCAGTATCTCGCCCCGCGCCTGCCGGCCAAACCGACGCCGGCCGGGGCCTTCGCCTTCGAGAAACCGGAATGGGGAGGCCACCAACGCGCCATCACTCCCAACCTCGCCCGCCCGCTGGAGGACGGACCGCTGCCCGACCAGGAGGCCGAGATCCTGATCGTCGGCGGCGGCGTGGTCGGCTCCTGCCTCGCCTATTATCTGACCCAGGCCGGTCGCGACGTGCTGGTGGTGGAGCGCGGCGACGTCAACCTCCAGGCCTCCGGGGCGAATGCCGGCAGCCTGCACGTCCAGCTCCTCTCCTTCGACTTCGGGGCCAGGGCCGAGGCGGGCGGCGGACCGGCGGCGGCGACGCTGACGCTCGGCCCGCGCTCCGTCGCGCTGTGGCGGGAGCTGGAGCGAGCCTGCGATGCCGATTTCGAACTGGCCGTCACCGGCGGCCTGATGGTGGCCGACAGCCCGGCCGGCATGGAGTTCCTGCGGGCCAAAGCGGCGCTGGAGCGGCAATACGGCGTCGAGAACGCCATCGTCGACGCCGCCGAACTGCGCCGCCTCGCTCCCGCCCTGTCGGAGGAGTTGATCGGCGCCGAATACGCGCCGCAGGAGGGCAAGATCAATCCGTTGCGCGCGACCTACGCCGTTCTGGAGCAGGCGCGCCGCCAGGGCGCCCGTTTCCTGCGCGGGGTCAACGTCACGGGCATCGCCGCGGTCCCCGCGGTGGAGGGCGGCGGCTGGCGGGTGGAGACCTCGCGCTGCCGCATCCGCGCCGGGCGGATCGTCAACGCCAGCGGCCCATGGGCGCGCGAGACCGGGCGGCTGGTCGGCATCGACGTGCCGGTGCACAGCGCGCCGTTGCAGATGATCGTGACCGAGCCGGCGCCCAAGCTGGTCAGCCAGCTCGTCGCCCATGCCGACCGCCATCTCAGCCTGAAGCAGGCGGTCACCGGCGGGCTGATCATCGGCGGCGCCTGGACCGCCGTCTTCGACCCGGCTCGCCGTTTCAACATGGTGTCGCGCTCCAGCATCGAGGGCAATCTGTGGGTCGCCCGCCATGTGCTGCCGCAGATCGCCGGGCTGCATGTGGTCCGTGCCTGGGCGGCGATGAACATCAACATCGACGGCGCGCCGATCCTCGGCCCGGTGCCGGGACTGCCGGGCTTCTTCAACACGGTGACCTCGAACGGCTTCACCCTGGCGCCGGTCGTCGCCCGCATGACCGCCGACCTGCTGCTCGACGGCCGCACCGACATCGACCCGACGCCCTTCCTGATCGACCGGTTCGGCTGAGCGCCCTCATCCGTCCAACGTCCCTCATCCACGGCCGGACGCCGCAGCGGCGCCGCCCATCGCCAAGAGAATTCCTCATGATCGCCATCGAGAATGTCAGCAAGAGCTACGGCACCTTCCAGGTTCTGAAGGACTGCACGGCCACCGTGCGGAAGGGCGAGGTGGTGGTGGTCTGCGGCCCCTCCGGATCGGGCAAGTCGACGCTGATCAAGTGTGTCAACGGGCTGGAGCCCTTCCAGTCGGGCCGCATCCGGGTGGACGGCATCGAGGTCGGCGCGCGGGGCACCGACATGTCGGCGTTGCGCGCCCGCGTCGGCATGGTGTTCCAGAATTTCGAGCTGTTCCCCCATTTGACCATCATGCAGAACCTGACCCTGTCGCAGCGCAAGGTTCTGGGCCGGCGGACGGAAGAGGCCGAGGCCAAGGGCGAGGCGCTGCTGGCGCGGGTCGGGCTGGCCACCCAGGCCCACAAGTTCCCCGGCCAACTGTCCGGCGGCCAGCAGCAGCGCGTCGCCATCGCCCGCGCCCTGGCGATGGATCCCATCGCCATCCTGTTCGACGAACCGACCTCGGCGCTCGATCCCGAGATGATCAACGAGGTGCTCGACGTGATGGTCGAGTTGGCGAACGAGGGCATGACGATGGTTTGCGTCACCCACGAGATGGGCTTCGCCCGCAAGGTCGCCCACCGGGTGATCTTCATGGACCATGGCAGCATCATCGAAGACTGCGGCAAGACCGAGTTCTTCGAGACCCAGCGGTCGGAGCGCGCCGCCCAGTTCCTCGCCAAGATTTTGCAGCACTGATCCTTGCCCGGGCGCGGCCTCACCCCCCATCCCGCCGGTCAGGCCGATCAGAATCTTTGCAGGACGACGGTTCGTCTGCTTTGTTAGGGAAAGATCAGCGTCAGGTGGCAGGATTTGGTATGAGCATGGACATGGACGCTCCAAAAGCGGAAGACCCGAAAGCCGCGACGCCGGCCGTCGCCGGCGTGAATCTGGCGGGCATGGCCTATCGCACCATCCTGGGGATGATTCTCGACCGCCGCATCCCCAGCGGCGAGGTGATCGTCGAAGACCGGCTGGCCACGGCGCTCAGCATTTCGCGCACGCCGATCCGCGAGGCGCTGGTGCGTCTGGCGAGCGAAGGGCTGATCCGTAAAGAGTTCAACCGTCCCTACCGGGTGCGCGAGGTCTCCAACCGCGAATATTTCCAGAGCATGCGCCTGCGCGAGATCCTGGAGGGGGAGGCCATCGCCGCCGCCGCGTCGCGGATCGATCCGGTCCGGCTACAGGGGATGAAGGCCGAGATGCTGCGGCTGCGCGACGAGCCCAAGATCCGTTTCGAGGACCATTGGGCCGCCGACGAGGAACTGCACACCCTGATCGCCGAGGCGTCCGGCAACGCGGTGCTGGCGCAGATCATCCGCGACCTGCGGGTGACGACGCGCCTGTTCGAGCTGTCCGGCCTGCCGTCGCGCATCCGTCCCGACTGCGACGAGCATCTCGACGTCATCGCCGCGCTGGAAACCGGAGATCCGGCTGAGGCCAGGGCCGCCATGGAACGGCACATCCGCAGCCTCGCCAAGGATGTGCTGGGCGAGATCGCCAAGAGCTGAGCGGTCTCCGGAATCGGGAGCGTCTCCGCACCGTCCAACGCTCCCGGACGGCGCGGGAGCATGCAAGGGTTCTCTTTCCTTCCCAGGCTGCCGCGCCCTTGCGCATCTCCCCGTCGCCGATCGGCCTTCCGCCCAATCTCCAGGTTCCGGATCACATCGACCTGTGAGGAATTGGGAACTGTGAGGGATGGGATCCGTGAGGAAGCGGGGCCGGATCAGCGCGCCGACGGCGCGGCGTCAAACGATGGTGAGTTCGATGGTGATCGGGACCGGTCTGCCCGACGGCATGGTGTAAGGGGGAAAATCGTAACGTTCCAGCGCCGGACCCTCGCCAAACTGTTCCTGTCTCGACGGGAGCCAGGCCCCGGTCAGAGCCCGGTAGGCGGAAAAGACGGAGTCATAGGACTCCTCGTGACGTAGCCTCGCCACCCGCGTCGGCGCAAGCGTCATGCGCCAGAACGGTGCCTGTTTGAGTGGCGCCGGCAAGACACGCGGCGCCTCGATCGCGCAGTCGTAGCGGATAAATCCGCGCTCCGTGATCTTGGGATTGTCGAGGGACATGCCGACGGCCCGCTGCGCGTGGGGGTCGAGACCGGCCGCCGCGAGTTGTTGCGCGAAAAGCCTCCAATAGTCGGCAACTCCCGCGTGGGAACCGTAGAAGCGCACCACCAGCAGGTCCGTGCTTTCCCGCCAGCCGGTCGAGACGGCAAGGGCACGCTCGTGATCCTCCTGTCCCACCGGCGGGATCGCGGCCCTCGCCTGCGCCCGGTAATCGGTGGGAGACACTTGGAATTGGCGTTGGAAGGCATGGGCGAAGGCCTCGGCACTGCCATAGCCGGACGAAACGGCGATCGACAGGATCGTTTCGGGACTGAACATCAACCGGGTGGCCGCGCCCTCCAGCCGCAGACGCCGGATATGGTTGCCGATCGTCTCACCCATCACGGCCGCGAAGCGGCGCTGGAAATGGTGCAGGCTCACTCCCGCCTGTTCCGCGATGGCCGTGACCGTCAGCGGGCCAGTCCGGTTGTTCTCGATGAAACGCAAAGCTCTCAGAACGGTCGGATCCGACAGCATCCGGGGCGGAAAAACGGTTCGACGCCCTGACAGTGGGGAACCGGCCGGCGGCGTTGGGAACTCCAGGGATTCATGCAACGGACCATCTTGCGCCGGCGGATCCGGCAAGGGGGGACCGTCTTCGTCCGGGGCCATGACCATACCCAACCCCTCCACACGGCTTTGAAGAAACTGCACCGATGATCCTTTAGGATAACGGTTCGCACATTCGATCGTATTATTCAACGATAAAGCATTTTCGATCAGATCCACGATCGGAAGCATTGTTACGCTGCCTGGCGCAGAAGACAAGTCGATCAGCCAAACAAATTCTCCTCGAAATTTAAGAAACTGGAAGTTGCCGTAGCGCCATGACTGCGAGTTCTGGAGACAATTCCAAAGAGGAAAGAAAATGCTGCAATCGCAAAGAGCATAGGGCCAGAGCAACCATGCGCGATTGGCTTGGAAAGCGAAATGGTCGGTTATTCCCGCCTGGCACCGCTCGAATTCAGCCGGCTGCCGCGCAGCGCGGATCCGTCGCGCGCGCTGCCGTTTCCGGAAGGGGCGCTCATGCCGGAAATATGCCGCATCCCCTCCACACCCCGCTCCTTTCAACAGGAGAGCCGTGCCATGGACGAACATGAATTCCGAACATTGATCCTGGCACAGCATCGCCGCCTGTTCCATTTCATCCGTAAACACATAAAAAACCCCAGCGATGCGGAGGACATCGCGCAGCAGACATTCATCGAGGCTTGGCGGTCGCTTCACAATTTCCGCGGCGAGGCCAGCGCGACGACCTGGCTGTTTGGAATCGCCATGAATCTCATCCGGAATTTTTCGACCCGATCGCTGAACAAAAGGTACGAGTTCGTATCCGACGAGGTTCTGGACAGCGTCGAAAGCAGTGTCGACACCCCGGCGGCGGCGGCCGAACGGCGTTCAACCATCAAATTCCTCGATCGCGAGCTTTTGCTGCTGGACCGCGAGATGCGTGAGGTGCTTGTTCTTGTCTGCATGGAAGGGGTTTCCTATCAGGATGCCGCCCAGATCCTGGGGATTCCGGTGGGCACGGTGCGCAGCCGGGTTTCCCGCGCCCGGGCCCATCTGCGTCTTCGATTGGCGGGAACTTTCTCCGATGCCGAGGCCACGAAATGAGGAAGGTGAGATGTTTCCCGTCCGGGCATCCAACCCCACATCCAACCGATGTTGGACGGTTCGTCGGCGGACGTGGACGGAGCGTGAAGCATGTCTGATGAACTTGCTGCAGGCATCGACAGGCTCATCGACGGTGATTTGAACCGGGAGGAACGGCTGCGGTTGTTGTGGGCTTTGGCCCAGCATCACCGCGCGCGTGTGCTTCTGATCGAAGCGATCCGTCTGGATGTGGAATTTCTCGATCTGGCGGATGCCATCCAGCAATGCGAACCAAGCCCGGAAGCGACCACCCGTATCTTCGACGCCATCGCGGCGGATTCGGCACGCGGTCCCCTGGCCCGTGCCATGGGCAGCGTGCGCGAAGCGTTTCGTCAGATGACCCGGATGGACGAGGCTGAACTTGGCGTTGCCCTAGGCGGTTTCAGTCCGTCACCCGACGATTATGACCCGACCGCCGGGTTGGACGAGGCCGATGCGTCGCCTTCGCCGCTCTCGGGGAGCGGACGCGCCGATGGCGCCGGCCGGTCGCCGGAGACCGGTGTCCGGCCGGTGGAGGGGGAGGAGGGAAGACTGCGGTTTTCGCATGGTGCCGGATCCCTGCATGCCGCCTTCTCCGTCAAGGAGGTGGATCTGGGGCGTGTCGGCCCGTCCTCCGAGGGCGCGTGGGTGCTTCGTCTCATCGCGGGTGTTCAGCGGCAGGCGGGTTCCAATCAGGTGGAGATCGCCGGTTCCCCCGATATCGAGGGCTGTCTCGTCCTGCTGGACGGCAGCAGCCTGTTCTTCACCCACCCCATTGTGATCCGGTGGGATGCCGCGCTGGATGAGTTCGTCTGATATGTGGTCGGAAGGCTTCCGACCGCTGCGTTCATACGGCCACGCGGGCGATACCGGCAGGACCACCTCATGCCATTCTTGAGGAATGCGCGCCGAGGTCGATGATCCGGTCCGCCGCCCGGATCAATGCCGGCCGATGGGTCGCGACGATCCGGGTTACCGGCAGGCGGCGCAGTGTTTCAGCCACTATCGCTTCGGCGGCGGCGTCCAGCATCGATGTCGGTTCGTCCAGCAGCAGGATGGCTGCCGGAGCCAGGAAGGCGCGCGCCAACAGCAGCCTTTGCGCCTCCCCATGAGAGAGTGCGCCGTGACCAAGCGCCAGCCGCGTGTCGAGGCCGGCGGGCAGCGCGGCGATCGTGTCGCGCATGCCCACCGCTTTCAGCCCGCTCCACAAGGCGTCGTCGTCGACGGCACGCTGGCCGGTCAGCATGTTGCGGATCGTGCTGGGGCGGAGCCGGTCACGCTGTCCGACGACCGCGATGTCGCGGGCGAGGATCGCCGGGTCCAGGGTGCTCAGATCATGGCCGTCGAGAAACACCGCGCCGGCGGTTGGGCGGCGCAGGCCGCGCAGCAGAGCCAGCAGGGTGCTCTTGCCGCATCCGGGCGGACCGGCAAGAGCGATGAACTCGCCGGGTGCCACGGTCAGTGACAGGCCGGTGAACAGCCAGCGTTCCTCGTCAACCAGCCTTGCCGCCAGATCGACTACCGCGACGTGACCGGTCAGGCCACCGGGATCGCAGTATTCCGGCGGCCCTTTTCCGTCGAGGTCGAACACGCCTCCGGGAACACCGGGCACCGTGTCGCGCCGCAGGGCCCCGGCCATCGCCAGCCCATGCCCCAACACCATGCCTCCGGTCAGGGTGCCGAGCGTCATCGCGCCGGCTCCGGTCCAGGCGCCCGGCCCGCCGGCCAGCGCCGCGCCGAGCAGTGGAGCCGCCCCCAGCGCCGCGGCGGACGCGGCGTTGCGCAAGGTCGGGCAGGGCAGGGCACCGAGGCCGTGCCCACCCTGGCGGTTCCGATACCATGTCAGCAGCAGCCAGGGTGCCGCGGCCATCGTCTGGATTTTCGGCAGCCGCTCCAGCATGGCCAGGGTGGCGGGATCGTCGACGGCGAGGTCATCTCCGTCATCCTTCCCCGGCAGGCCCGTTTGCGCCGCCCGCCGCCAGCGCGGCGCCGTCAACGCCGCCAACCCGACGGTCAGCATGGCGGCCCGCCAGCCGACCAGAGCGGCGAGCGTGGCGAGACTGGCCGCCAGCAGTATCGCGGCGACGCCGAGAGCGCCGGCGACGGCCGGCTGTCCGCCCAGCCCTTCCAGCCTTTTCATCCAGCCGACCCAGCGGTCGCCGTCGTGAGCCTGAAGCCGCGCCGTCGGCAGGCGCAACAGGCGGTCGAGCAGAGCCAGCCGCAGCGCCACCCCGCCCTTCGTCCCGGCGCGCAGCAGGGCGAGCGGCGTCGCTTGCACGCCGGGGAGCGGACGGACGGGAACCAGCAGGACGCCGTCATCCGCCGGCATGTCGCGCATCCGCGTGACCAGACGGGGCATGCCATCGTGGATCGCCACCAGAGGAGCCTTGCCGGAAGGACGGAGCCGTTCTCCCTTGGCCACCCGTCGCATTCGGAAATGCGACGCGGCCGCCACCTCCCATGGCGTGTAGGGTTGATCGGAGATGCTCCGCCGCCGCCGTTGCGGTGCTTTCAGGGGCAGCCCCAGCCGATGGGCGATGGCCGCCATGACCGTCAAGGCCGGCTCGTCGCCCGAAGGGGGCGTGGCCGGCAAGGGCAGAGCCAGTGCCTGCCGTTCGGCCGCCCGCAGCAGAACATCGGCGCGTGTCCGCCGGTTGCGCTCGGCCTGATGCCGGTCCACCTCCGCCAAGGCCGCCAGCATCGGCAGGGCGGCCACCCAGGCCTCCTGGGTCGCCAGCAGCGCGTCCAGGAGCGCCCCGTTCGCCCAGAGGAAACGGGCGGCGGCAGCTCTCGCCGTTCCACCGACCGTCGCCTGCGCCCAGGCGTCGGGCGTGATCGCCAGCGGGCCGCGCGCCATCCCGACACCGAACCCCGCCAATCCGGGGATGTCGGGCTCCAGCCAGCATACCCCGCGGCGGCTGACCAGAACGTCCGGGGCCTCCAATCTGCGCCTTTGGCCCGGCGCCAGCGCCTTGTCGGCACGCGGCGCCATCGTCACCAGCGCGGCCAGGGCGCTGCCGAACGCCGTCGCCCATCCGTCCGCCGCCTCGGGGGTAAGGGCCGCCGCCGCTTCCGTGCCGACGAGCCGGACAGGGTCGGGCGAGCCCCCGGCGAGGCGGGCCGTCAGTTCCACCCCCGGTGCGAGGGTCGTCCCGTCCACCGATGGCATAATCCCACAGGCGATGCGGCCCAGCGGCACCCGAACCTTGCGGTTACCGACGGGAATTCCGGCGGAGAGATCAGCGCACTGCCGAACCATCCACAATGCGCGGCCGGCCGTCAGGTCCAATTGCATCATGGCCGCGTCATCCTTGCCCCATCAGCGTGCGATAGAGCGGCACGGTCCGTATCAGCTCCTCGTGTGGACCGATCGCGGTGATCCGTCCCCGGTCGAGCAGAACGCAGCGGTCGCAGTCCGCGGCAACCTCCGGGCTGTGCGTCGATACGACCACGCTGGCCCCGCAAGCGAGCACGGCCTCCCAAGCCGTCCGCGCGGTCGCCGAAGCGAGGGTCGCGGTCGGTTGGTCCAGCAGGAGCAGGGTGGGGCGGAGAGCGAGAACGCGGGCAAGATCGAGCAGGGTGCGCTCACCCGCGCTGAAGCAATCGCCGTCCCTGGCCAAAGACGTCTGGTAGCCGGTGCGGCGGCGGGCGATCCGTTCATGCACGCCGACCCGCTGCGCGGCGTCGGTCAGGCTGTCTTCGGGAACCCCGTCGTCCAGACCGGCCAGATTGCTGCGGACCGAGGCGTCGAGGAAGCGGATGTCCTGGGCCACATAACCGATCAGGCCGGCGCGGCGCTCGATCGGCAGATCCGGAACCGGCGAGCCATCCAGAGTCACGTGACCTTCGGTCGGCGCTAGCAATCCGGCGAGCAGTTCGAGGAACGTGGTCTTGCCGCTGCCCGACGCTCCGACCAGCGCGATCCGCTCGCCGCCCGCCATCCTCAGATCGATGTCCTGCATTGTGAAGCCGCTGCCGGGACGGGCGTAGGACAGGCTCTCGACGGACAGGACGCCCCATCGCGGGGCGTTGGTATCGGTTGGCCCCTCCTGCGGCGCTTCCGGCGTCGCATCGGCAGGCCGGAAGCGCCGGCGCCGGGGCGGTTCGATCAGCCAGCCGGCCAGCAAGGGCAGGGCGGCCAGGAATGCCGGCAACCCCGCGGTCGGAACCGCTCCCAGCGCCAAACCTGCCAATGTCCCCGCGCCGGCCAGTGCGACGGTCAGACATCGTCCGGCGGTCTCCCAGCGCCACGCCGCCCCTGCGTGCCGGTCGGCCGTCACGGCGAGCGTGGCGACGCGGTCGAGCAGGCGTTCCGCCTGCCCGGCTCCATCGATGCCGAGCCGGGGAAGCGCATTGAGCAGAAGCTGCCGGTGGTCGCGCTCCGCCGCCGCCTTGCCGTTGCGGTGGGGCGCCGCCGCCAGGGCGATGGCATGACGGATCAGTGCCCCTCCAGACAGCACCGCCGCCGCCAACCCGGCGAGCGCCGGCCCATCGGGCGCGGGGGTCTGGAGGGCGGTCAGGAGCACGCCGAAGCAGGCCAGGGCGAGCCGGCCTGTCCGGCGGGTGTCGGCGATCGCCTCCGCGGACTCGGACGACGCTTCGCCGATGCCCGCGGCAAGGGCGGCCGGATGATGGCGTGACCATGTCTCCACCGCCATGGCAAGACGGCGGCCCAGCCGGGTGGCGCCGAGCCGGACCGCGTCGCGCCGTTGCCATCGGTCCCCGAGCAGACCGTCCAAGCCGCCGGCGACGCCCCAAAGCACCGCCGCGCCTCCCGCCGCTTTCAGCAGGGTGCCGTCGTCGGCGGCCGCCCCCGACAGGGACAAGGCGGTCAGAACGACCGCTCCCGCCTGAAATGGGACGGTGGCCGCGATGAACAGGGCGTGACGTTTCCACAGCGTGGCATCGAACCGCCAGACGGGCTCTCCACCAGGGCGGAATTCCGGGCCGGGCGTCAGGGCGAGCGCCACGCCGGAGAAAAGGCGGGAAAATTCCTCACGGTCGAGCCGGCGCGGACCGGTGGCCGGATCGGCGATGGAGACGCCGCAATGGCTGGCCCTGGTGATCAGGACGAAGTGCGAGTCCTCGA
This portion of the Azospirillum sp. B510 genome encodes:
- a CDS encoding ATP-binding cassette domain-containing protein, encoding MPSVDGTTLAPGVELTARLAGGSPDPVRLVGTEAAAALTPEAADGWATAFGSALAALVTMAPRADKALAPGQRRRLEAPDVLVSRRGVCWLEPDIPGLAGFGVGMARGPLAITPDAWAQATVGGTARAAAARFLWANGALLDALLATQEAWVAALPMLAALAEVDRHQAERNRRTRADVLLRAAERQALALPLPATPPSGDEPALTVMAAIAHRLGLPLKAPQRRRRSISDQPYTPWEVAAASHFRMRRVAKGERLRPSGKAPLVAIHDGMPRLVTRMRDMPADDGVLLVPVRPLPGVQATPLALLRAGTKGGVALRLALLDRLLRLPTARLQAHDGDRWVGWMKRLEGLGGQPAVAGALGVAAILLAASLATLAALVGWRAAMLTVGLAALTAPRWRRAAQTGLPGKDDGDDLAVDDPATLAMLERLPKIQTMAAAPWLLLTWYRNRQGGHGLGALPCPTLRNAASAAALGAAPLLGAALAGGPGAWTGAGAMTLGTLTGGMVLGHGLAMAGALRRDTVPGVPGGVFDLDGKGPPEYCDPGGLTGHVAVVDLAARLVDEERWLFTGLSLTVAPGEFIALAGPPGCGKSTLLALLRGLRRPTAGAVFLDGHDLSTLDPAILARDIAVVGQRDRLRPSTIRNMLTGQRAVDDDALWSGLKAVGMRDTIAALPAGLDTRLALGHGALSHGEAQRLLLARAFLAPAAILLLDEPTSMLDAAAEAIVAETLRRLPVTRIVATHRPALIRAADRIIDLGAHSSRMA
- a CDS encoding FAD-dependent oxidoreductase; amino-acid sequence: MSQHGAHAPDEVVAVVAGREIVYRPRRLVLAGGAYERPAPFAGWTLPGVMTTGAGQTLARAYRVAPGRRVVIAGNGPLNLQLACELVEGGVEVAAVLESAPRPSPVQWRQMLAALRAAPGLIGDGARTLLRLRRAGVPVLWGHGIISAEGDGRLEHVRHAPLDADGAPRLDESLTVAADALCLGYGFIPSTEIARALGCAHRLVDRHLGYLATETAVDGATSLPGVFAVGDGVDLGGSKVAQARGTLAGIAAAAQLGLPDSDPGEGRRALDDLRRAEDFQAALWSIYRAPPVRLDAVPDEAMLCRCEEVTFGRVRAEIAAGHDSLAALKRTTRLGMGRCQGRYCAATAALLLEQATGRLRTADQYLAPRLPAKPTPAGAFAFEKPEWGGHQRAITPNLARPLEDGPLPDQEAEILIVGGGVVGSCLAYYLTQAGRDVLVVERGDVNLQASGANAGSLHVQLLSFDFGARAEAGGGPAAATLTLGPRSVALWRELERACDADFELAVTGGLMVADSPAGMEFLRAKAALERQYGVENAIVDAAELRRLAPALSEELIGAEYAPQEGKINPLRATYAVLEQARRQGARFLRGVNVTGIAAVPAVEGGGWRVETSRCRIRAGRIVNASGPWARETGRLVGIDVPVHSAPLQMIVTEPAPKLVSQLVAHADRHLSLKQAVTGGLIIGGAWTAVFDPARRFNMVSRSSIEGNLWVARHVLPQIAGLHVVRAWAAMNINIDGAPILGPVPGLPGFFNTVTSNGFTLAPVVARMTADLLLDGRTDIDPTPFLIDRFG
- a CDS encoding ATP-binding cassette domain-containing protein; amino-acid sequence: MVDFPTKSLDGGGPAKPTVRRPRLRVLPDLRQEEPAECAAVVLALALWWFGRRESVARLRRLCQVSRHGASALDLARAAESCGLTVLPVRVSAAGALALPPPVVALVEDSHFVLITRASHCGVSIADPATGPRRLDREEFSRLFSGVALALTPGPEFRPGGEPVWRFDATLWKRHALFIAATVPFQAGAVVLTALSLSGAAADDGTLLKAAGGAAVLWGVAGGLDGLLGDRWQRRDAVRLGATRLGRRLAMAVETWSRHHPAALAAGIGEASSESAEAIADTRRTGRLALACFGVLLTALQTPAPDGPALAGLAAAVLSGGALIRHAIALAAAPHRNGKAAAERDHRQLLLNALPRLGIDGAGQAERLLDRVATLAVTADRHAGAAWRWETAGRCLTVALAGAGTLAGLALGAVPTAGLPAFLAALPLLAGWLIEPPRRRRFRPADATPEAPQEGPTDTNAPRWGVLSVESLSYARPGSGFTMQDIDLRMAGGERIALVGASGSGKTTFLELLAGLLAPTEGHVTLDGSPVPDLPIERRAGLIGYVAQDIRFLDASVRSNLAGLDDGVPEDSLTDAAQRVGVHERIARRRTGYQTSLARDGDCFSAGERTLLDLARVLALRPTLLLLDQPTATLASATARTAWEAVLACGASVVVSTHSPEVAADCDRCVLLDRGRITAIGPHEELIRTVPLYRTLMGQG
- a CDS encoding AraC family transcriptional regulator, with the protein product MDLIENALSLNNTIECANRYPKGSSVQFLQSRVEGLGMVMAPDEDGPPLPDPPAQDGPLHESLEFPTPPAGSPLSGRRTVFPPRMLSDPTVLRALRFIENNRTGPLTVTAIAEQAGVSLHHFQRRFAAVMGETIGNHIRRLRLEGAATRLMFSPETILSIAVSSGYGSAEAFAHAFQRQFQVSPTDYRAQARAAIPPVGQEDHERALAVSTGWRESTDLLVVRFYGSHAGVADYWRLFAQQLAAAGLDPHAQRAVGMSLDNPKITERGFIRYDCAIEAPRVLPAPLKQAPFWRMTLAPTRVARLRHEESYDSVFSAYRALTGAWLPSRQEQFGEGPALERYDFPPYTMPSGRPVPITIELTIV
- a CDS encoding amino acid ABC transporter ATP-binding protein, which gives rise to MIAIENVSKSYGTFQVLKDCTATVRKGEVVVVCGPSGSGKSTLIKCVNGLEPFQSGRIRVDGIEVGARGTDMSALRARVGMVFQNFELFPHLTIMQNLTLSQRKVLGRRTEEAEAKGEALLARVGLATQAHKFPGQLSGGQQQRVAIARALAMDPIAILFDEPTSALDPEMINEVLDVMVELANEGMTMVCVTHEMGFARKVAHRVIFMDHGSIIEDCGKTEFFETQRSERAAQFLAKILQH
- a CDS encoding RNA polymerase sigma factor; this encodes MVGYSRLAPLEFSRLPRSADPSRALPFPEGALMPEICRIPSTPRSFQQESRAMDEHEFRTLILAQHRRLFHFIRKHIKNPSDAEDIAQQTFIEAWRSLHNFRGEASATTWLFGIAMNLIRNFSTRSLNKRYEFVSDEVLDSVESSVDTPAAAAERRSTIKFLDRELLLLDREMREVLVLVCMEGVSYQDAAQILGIPVGTVRSRVSRARAHLRLRLAGTFSDAEATK
- a CDS encoding GntR family transcriptional regulator, encoding MSMDMDAPKAEDPKAATPAVAGVNLAGMAYRTILGMILDRRIPSGEVIVEDRLATALSISRTPIREALVRLASEGLIRKEFNRPYRVREVSNREYFQSMRLREILEGEAIAAAASRIDPVRLQGMKAEMLRLRDEPKIRFEDHWAADEELHTLIAEASGNAVLAQIIRDLRVTTRLFELSGLPSRIRPDCDEHLDVIAALETGDPAEARAAMERHIRSLAKDVLGEIAKS